From the genome of Neisseria sp. oral taxon 014 str. F0314:
TACCCAAAAAGCCTGCGGCGCGCGCTTGGGCAAGTGCGGCTTCAAAACGTTGATAACCTTCGAAAATTTCGCCGTGAATGTAGTTGTAACCCGCTTTCGCGCCCATCGCGTAACCGGCGATAATCATGCCTTCAATCAGGGCATGGGGGTTGAACATGATGATGTCGCGGTCTTTGAACGTACCCGGTTCGCCTTCGTCGGTGTTGCAGACGACGTATTTTTCACCGGGGAAGGAACGGGGCATAAAGCTCCATTTCAAGCCGGTCGGGAAGCCCGCACCGCCGCGCCCGCGCAGACCGGAGGTTTTGACTTGGTCAATCACGTCGGTTTGCGAGATGTTTTCGGACAGGATTCTACGCAGCGCGCTGTAACCGCCGCGTTTGACGTATTCGTCCAATGTCCAGCAGTCGGGATTGGCGGTATCCACTTGGTCAAAAATCACGCCTGATTGGTAAATAGCCATTTTGGTGTGCCTGTTCGTTTTCGTATCGGTTGCGGCCGCTGTTTCAGACGACCTGAATATATTTTGTATTGGTTCCCAACCTACTTCGCTAAATTTTCTCCAAAAAATTCAGCATGTCCATTTTCTTTAATTGGTTACTATACGCTGCATATAATGGGTGTTGAGGCTGTCCGCTCTTCAAAAACTCCCCAATTCTTAACCAATTTACAGGGTACTGTTTTAAGTTTTCGTAAAGCTGTTTTAAGCAGTCGGAGAAATACGCTCTAGAATAAAATAAACCACCCCAAGCCAACAAAATATCACTAGTTACTTGTTGTGAGATCAATTTAGAAATGATTTCAACATTTTTTTGTATAATTTCTTTACTAGCTTCTTGCGGTAAATCATTAGGATTCGTTGCTCTTTGTGGATACAAATTAAACATTACAAAACTTGTATATCCATTTTCCTCAGCAAAACCCATAACTTTTCTAATTGTAGAATCAGGTTCTTTATTATCTGCAGTACTGGGATTAATACCAAAAACGAAAAGCGTTTTTTCAGATATAGAGCCTAATGCAAAACGATATTTATTTAATTCATCTGTTTCATAAATATCTATTATGTATTCCATACTATATCCCTTTTTAAGACGGTCTTTTATTTCAGTTCCGCCAATTTCTTCTCAATCGCCTCTTCAGTCATAAAGCTGCACATACTGTGGTTGTTTACCAGCATAACGGGGGCGTCGCCGCATGCGCCCATGCATTCGCCTTCGACAAGGGTAAATTTGCCGTCGGGCGTGGTTTCGCCGTAGCCGATACCGAGTTTTTTCTTCAGGTATTCGCCGGTATCCATGCCGCCGCGCAGGGCGCAGGGAAGGTTGGTGCAGACGGTCAGTTTGTATTTGCCGACCGGCTCGAGGTTATACATATTGTAGAAAGTAGCGACTTCATATGCCTGCGCCGGCGTGATGCCGATGTAGTCGGCAACAAAGGCGATGGTTTCGGGGGCGAGCCAGCCTTTTTCGGTTTGGGCGATACGCAACGCGCCCATGATGGCGGAACGGCGTTGGTCGGCGGGATATTTCGCCAACTCGATGTCGATTTGTTTTAAGGATTCTGCGGATAACATTATCGGTCAACCTCCCCGAATACGATGTCCTGCGTACCGATGATGGCAACAACGTCAGCCAGCATGTGACCTTTTGCCATTTCGTCCATGCCTTGCAGGTGGGCAAAGCCGGGTGCGCGGATTTTCAGGCGGTAGGGTTTGTTTGCGCCGTCTGAAATGATGTAAACGCCGAACTCGCCTTTCGGGTGTTCGACAGCGGTGTAGGTCTCGCCCTCAGGAACGTGCATACCCTCGGTAAAGAGTTTGAAATGGTGAATCAGGTCTTCCATACCTGTTTTCATTTCGGTGCGTTTGGGCGGGGCAAATTTGTGGTTTGTGGTGATGACCGGGCCGGGATTGACACGCAGCCAGTCGGCACATTGTTTGATGATGCGTACGGATTGGCGCATTTCCTCCATACGGCAGAGGTAGCGGTCGTAGCAGTCGCCGTTAACGCCGACGGGAATATCGAAATCCATTTGGTCGTACACTTCATACGGCTGTTTCTTACGCACGTCCCATTCCACGCCCGAACCGCGCAGCATCACGCCGGTAAAGCCTTTTTGCATGGCGCGCTCGGGGGAGACGACGCCGATGCCGACGGTACGCTGTTTCCAGATGCGGTTGTCGGTCAGGAGGGTTTCGAGTGTGTCGATGTTTTTCGGGAAACGTTCGCAGAAGGCGTCGATGAAGTCGAGCATGGTGCCTTCGCGGGATTCGTTGAGCTGCTTCAATACTTTGGCGTTGCGGAATTTGCTGCTCTCGTATTTGGGCATGAAGTCGGGCAGATCGCGGTAAACGCCGCCGGGACGGAAGTAGGCGGCGTGCATACGCGCGCCGGAAACGGCTTCGTACAAGTCCATCAGCTCTTCGCGATCGCGGAAGGCGTAGAGGATGGCGGTCATAGCGCCGATGTCGAAGGCGTGCGAACCGATGCCCATCAGGTGATTGAGGATGCGCGTTACTTCGGCGAACATGACGCGGATATATTGGGCGCGGATAGGCACATCAATTCGGGCGAGTTTTTCTACCGCCAAGCAATACGCCTGCTCGTTGACCATCATGGAAACGTAGTCCAGCCTATCCATATAAGGCAGGGCTTGCAGGTAGGTTTTGGTTTCCGCCAGTTTTTCAGTACCGCGGTGCAGGAGGCCGATATGCGGGTCGGCGCGGACGATGGTTTCGCCTTCCAACTCCAAAATCATGCGCAATACGCCGTGCGCCGCAGGGTGTTGCGGACCGAAGTTGATGGTGTAGTTTCTTAATTTATTGGCCACCGTAGTTCTCCTCACGGACGATACGCGGCGTGATTTCGCGCGGCTCGATGGTAACAGGTTGGTAAATCACGCGTTTTTGTTCTTCGTCGTAACGCATTTCCACATAGCCGGAAATCGGGAAGTCTTTGCGGAACGGGTGTCCGACGAAACCGTAATCGGTCAGGATGCGGCGCAGGTCGGGATGGTTGTTGAACATGATGCCGTACAAATCGAAGGCTTCACGCTCATACCAATCTGCGCTGTTGTAAACGGGAACCACGGATTCGACCACGGGGAAATCGTCGTCTGAAACCCAGACGCGCACGCGGATGCGCTGATTGTTTTTAACGGAAAGAAGCTGGCTGACAACGGCGAAGCGTTTGCCCTGCCATGCTTCGTTTTTGTAAGTGCTGTAATCGACGCCGCACAAATCGACCAAAAGCTCGAAATGCAGTTCTTCATGGTCGCGCAACGTGGTCATCACTGAAACATAATGTTCGGGCAGACACTCGACTGTAATCTCGCCCAAAGCGGAAATGACTTTGCTTGCCTGATTGCCCAAAACGCGGCTGACGGTATCGTATAAGTTTTGAATGCTTGCCATATCGTTCCCCCCTACTCGTCCCGCGCGATGGTGGAAGTGCGCTTGATTTTTTGTTGGAGCTGCATCAGGCCGTAAATCAGGGCTTCCGCAGTCGGCGGGCAACCCGGCACATAAACGTCTACCGGCACGACACGGTCGGCACCACGCACGACGGAATAAGAATAATGATAGTAGCCGCCGCCGTTGGCACACGAACCCATAGACAATACCCAACGCGGCTCGGCGAGTTGGTCGTACACCCGGCGCAGGGCGGGCGCCATTTTATTGGTAAGCGTACCCGCCACAATCATCAGGTCGGCCTGACGGGGCGACGGACGGAAAATAATGCCGAAACGGTCAAGGTCGTAACGCGCCATACCCGCGTGCATCATTTCCACGGCGCAGCAGGCCAAGCCGAAAGTAACCGGCCACAGCGAACCGGTACGCATATAGTTCAGCACCGTATCCGCGCTGGTGGTGATGAAACCTTTTTTCAAAACGCCTTCTATTCCCATTCCAGCGCACCTTTTTTCCATTCGTAAACAAAGCCTACCGTCAGAACGACGATAAACACCAGCATAGACCAGAAACCGTATGCGCCCAAATCTTTGAACACCACCGCCCACGGCAGCATAAACGCGACCTCCAAATCGAAGAGGATGAACAGGATGGCGACGAGATAATAACGCACGTCAAACTTCATCCTGGCGTTTTCAAAGGCTTCGAAGCCACATTCGTAAGCCGCGTCTTTTTCGGCGTAGTGGTGTTTCGGACCTAAAATCGTGCCGAGCAGGATAAACAGCACGCCGGCCGCAAGGCCGACGAGGATGAATACGAGGACGGGAAAGTAACTGGCCAACATGGTTTGTACCTGATTTTTTAACAATAAATACCGCTAAAGATTCTGTCTTATTTTAACGAACTTCAAAAACTATTTGAAGTTCGAGGCATGAAAAAAGCACAAAAAAAGCCAATAAATTCAATAACTTTTCGATAACGATTCTCATTTATGTTTACACCCGATGCTTAATAAGCATCAGGCTAGTCCTTTTGTCGCACCGCCTCCGCAAGTCCTTTCCTACTTTCGGAATAGTACGGGCAAGGCGGAGATTATCGTTTGACGGCGGTTTCGCCGATATTCCGCACACAACGAAACCAAAGGCCGTCTGAAACCCTTTTCAGACGGCCTGCGCCCTCCGATATGAAACGGCAGCGGCAGTACACCACCTACAAACCCAGCGACCAAGTATCCGCCCCCAATTCGCCCAACGTTTCCAGCCGGTTTTCATAATGAGCGAAAATTTCTTCGATGATTTCGTCTTCGTCATCAATCAGGCGGATTAAATCCATGTCTGCCGCCGCGATCAGGCCGCGTCCGAGCAGCTCTTTGCGTATCCAGTCCAACAATCCCGACCAAAAATCCCTGCCCACCAAAATAATCGGGCGGTTGGGCGTTTTGCCCGTCTGCACCAGCGTCAGGCTTTCAAACAGTTCGTCCAACGTGCCGAAGCCGCCGGGCATGACCACATACGCCACCGCGTGTTTCACAAACATTACCTTACGCGGGAAGAAATGTTGGAATTTGATGGACAAATCCTGATACGGATTTGCTTTTTGTTCGTGCGGCAATACGATATTCAGCCCGACCGCCGGACTTGCGCCTGCAAACGCGCCCTTGTTCGCCGCCTCCATAATCCCCGGTCCGCCGCCTGAAATGACGGAAAACCCCGCATCCGACAGCTTGCGCGCCAGCCGCAGCGTAAATTCATAGTCGGGATGATTCTCCGGCGTGCGCGCGCTGCCGTAAATGCTGACCGCAGGCTGAATGGCGCGCAGCTCTTCGCCTGCTTCGACAAATTCCGAAATAATCTTCAAAACATGATACGACTCCCGCGCCTGAATCTCGCGGCGCGTCTCATCGGGCAACATGGGTTTGGGCAGTTTTTTGAGCAGGCTCACAGATTTTCCTTTATGGTTGGTTCGGAAAGGATTGTAACTGATTTGGTTCGAATGTTCAGAGGCCGTCTGAAACGCAATACTTTCACCAGGCATTTTAAAACGGCATGACTTTGTTCCATGCACGGGCGATACCCAGCCAGCAGGCGAAAATCCAGCTTGCCGAGCTGACCGCCCCTACAATCGAAATCAGCACGGAAATCCCATAGGAAAAATCGGCCAGCACGGTTTGCTCCTTAACATGACGCCCTAAAAGGTGCACCAGATAGCCGTTGGCCGTCAGCACCGCCACGCAGATAAATTTCACCCACAGTTTGGGATTGTTGAGATAGCCTTGGCTGGTCACCATGCCGTAAACCACCAGCGCCGCGCCCGTAACAATCAATCCCGCCAAACCCCACAAAGCGATTTGTTTGGCTTTGCCGATTTTGTCGACAAGGTCTTTATCCAGCGGTACGGCATAATTTTTCAGCAGCAAAAAATCGACATGCAGCACCTTGGTCAACACCGCAGCGGCAAGGGCAAAATGCGCGAACACCAAATCCGAGGAGAAATCCGTTTCCGCCGCAATCGGAACACATTTGCAAAAGGCCGTCTGAAAACGTTTTTCAGACGGCCTTATATCCGTTCGTCAAAGTGATAATCTGTTAAAATCCCTCCCATTCCAAACTTCCCCACTGCCTGAATACATGAATATCTTTTACGAAGAGTCCGGCCAATTCAAAGTCGCCGCCATCGTCCAAAAAAACGACGCCACCTACCAAGTCGATACCCAACACGGCAAACGCACCAAAGTGAAGGCGAACAACGTCTTTACCGAGTTTGACGGCGATATGGCGGCGTTTTTGGAAAACGCGCAGGCACAGGCGGCGGACATCGATACCGATTTATTGTGGGAAGTATGCGGCGAAGAAGAATTTTCCGCCGAGGCGATTGCCGAAGAATATTACGGCCATGCACCGACCAAAACCGAGCTGGCGGCGACCTTGATTGCGCTGTACGCCGCGCCGATGTATTTCTACAAAAAAGCCAAAGGCGTGTTCAAAGCCGCACCCGAAGAAACCTTAAAACAGGCGCTTGCCGCCATCGAACGCAAAAAACAACAAGACGCGCAAATCGACGCTTGGGCGGAAGCCTTGAAACGCGGCGAGATGCCATCTGAAATCGCGGCGGATTTAAAAACCATCCTGCACGCGCCCGACAAGCAGTCGCTGACCTACAAAGCCTTTACCAAAGCCGCCGACGCATTGAAAACCTCCGCCTACGAATTGGCGAAAAAAACAGGCGGCATTACGTCCATTCCGCAATACCTGCAAGACGGGTTTGAAATCAAATATTTCCCCAAAGGAACAGGTTTCCCCGACCTCCCTCTTCCGGAAATGCCCGACCTGCCCAAGGCCGATGTTACCGCCTTTTCCATTGACGACGAATCGACCACCGAAGTCGATGACGCCTTAAGCCTGACCGATTTGGGCAACGGCATGAAGCGCGTCGGTATCCACATCGCCGCACCGTCGCTCGCTGTCGCTCAAGGCGACAAAATGGAAAAAAACATCATGGAACGCTTGAGCACGGTCTATTTTCCCGGCGGCAAAATCACCATGCTGCCCGAAAACTGGATAGCCGCGTTCAGCCTCGATGCGGGCGCGTACCGCCCTGCCGTCAGCATTTATTTCGATGTGGACGGCGAGTTCAACGTCGGCGAGCCGACCTGCAAAATCGAAGCCGTCAACATCGCCGAAAACCTGCGTATTCAAACCATCGAGCCGCATTTCAATGCCGAAACCGGCTTGGACAAAGCCGGCGAAATGATGTTCGCCCATCATCAAGACCTGATTTGGTTCCACCAATTCGCCGTCGCCCTGCAAAAAGCGCGCGGCAAATACGAACCCGACCGTGCGCCGCAATACGATTACAGCATCGAATTGGATGAAGAAGGCAAAGTATCCGTCGTCCGCCGCGAACGCGGTTCGCCCATCGACATGCTGGTCAGCGAAATGATGATACTCGCCAACAGCACTTGGGCGCAGATGCTCCATGATAACGACCTGCCCGGCCTCTTCCGCGTGCAACCCGCCGGAAAAGTGCGCATGAGCACCAAATCCGAGCCGCACATCGGCATGGGCGTGCAACATTACGGCTGGTTCACCTCGCCGCTGCGCCGCGCCGCCGACTACATCAACCAAAAACAACTCCTCAGCCTGATAGACGACTCCGCCGAACCGCTCTTCCGGCAAAGCGATGCCGAACTCTTCGCCGCCCTGCGCGATTTCGACACCGCCTACGCCGCCTATGCCGATTTCCAACGGCAGATGGAAGCCTACTGGAGCCTCGTGTACCTGCAGCAGCAAGGCGCAAGCGAGCTGACCGCGACCATCCTCAGAGAAGATCTCGTCCGCATCGAAGGCCTGCCTCTGGTAACGCGTGCTACCGGCATCCCGTTCGACGCACTGCCCAAATCGCAAGTCCTGCTCAAAATCACCGAGCTTGATCCCGAAAAGCAGTTTATCGCGCTGAATTATGTGAAAGCCGTCGCACCGCCTGCGCCATAACAGCGACAGGCCGTCTGAAAACAATTTTCAGACGGCCTGTCGACACATCGCAGTACGGACGGCTGCCATCAAAACCCAAAAAACAGGAAAGGCCGTCTGAACATGACCTCCGAACAACAAAACGACATCCTCTGCATCAACCAAGTGCAACTCCTGCTGGCGGAAAAGCGCACCGCTTTGGCCATCATGCGCACCGGCATAGCCGTACTCGCCCTGCCGCTGTCAATATTCAGCGCGCTGATTGCAACTTCGAAATGGTACAACGTATTGGAAGTCTGGCCGCTGCTGGTGTTGGTCAGCCTCATCAACCTCGGCCTGATTGCATTTGCCGTGTATCTGATTGCGCGCTCACTGATGAAAATGCACCAGTACGACCGGATAATCATCGACATCAAACAAAACCACTCTTCGCTGCGGCAATTAATTCAGTCCTGACAACGCCGCCAATTAAATGAGGATTACGGCAAATCCTGTACCGTCCTCACACTATCGGCCCTCGTTTGGTCAGAATACCCGCACGGCAAAACGGAATCTGCAAAATTGCCATGTTAAGCCCTTCAGACGGCCTCACCATCTCGCCGCCCCTACCGGTGCAGCACTATCTCCAGCACAAACTTACTGCCCACATAAGCCAGCAGCAGGCTGACGAAGCCGATTATCGTCCAAACCGCCGCTTTCTTGCCGCGCCATGCGGTCATGCTGTGTTTCAGCAGCAGCCCGCCGTAAATCAGCCACGACAGGATGCCGAACATGGTTTTGTGTGTAAAGGTCAGCGGCTTGCCGAACACGCTTTCGGCGAAAAACGTACCGCTGACGACGGAATACGTCAACAGCACGAATCCCGCCAACATGCCGCGGAACATCAGTTTTTCCAGACTCAGCAGCGGCGGCAGGAAATTCGATAAGGCCGACGCCCGCCGCCTGTGCAAGTTGCGGTTCAGCAGCAGTATCAGTACCGCAAACAGCGTTACTATCCCGAACAGCCCGTATGCCAGCAGCGACGAGACAATATGCAGCATAAACGGCAAATCGTTAATCTGATAGCCGACGAATTTGCCCGGAAACACCCACCCCAGCAGCAGTGCGACCGTCGCACAAGGATACAGCAGCAACTGCAACCCGCGCAGGCAATAGAAAAAGCTGCCCAGGCAGTACATCATCAGCATCAGCCACACAATCAGGCTGACCGAATAGCCGAAACCCGTAATCAGCACGTTATCCCGCAGCACCGGCATCAGCAGCGCCGCCCCGTGCACCAGCAATGCCACGCCCAATACCGCCAGCTCCGCTTTCAGCGGATATGCTTTGTTGCCGTATTTCCTGTGGCGTTGCCAGACGAATGCGCCCAGCCCCGCATAGGTCAGCATCAGACAAATCAAAATAATCGGCATAACCAACTTTCTGCGCGCGTCCGGCTCAAACCGGCGCACGATATAGTGTAAAATAAACTGAATTTCATTTTATCAAAGAATGTCCCGCTGTGGCAGCATACCCTGCCGCACCGTCCCCGATACCGATAAGGATAAATATGTTAGACAACTTAACCAACCGCTTCAGCAATGTCCTCAAAAACATCCGCGGCCAAGCCAAACTGACCGAAGACAATATTAAAGAAGCCTTGCGCGAAGTCCGCCTTGCCCTGCTTGAGGCCGACGTCGCCCTGAGCGTCGTCAAAGAATTTGTCAACAACGTCAAAGAAAAGGCGCTCGGTCAGGAAGTGGCCGGCAGCCTGACGCCCGACCAAGCCTTTATCGGCGTGGTCAACCAAGCCTTAATCGAACTGATGGGCAAGGAAAACAAAACCCTTGATTTGTCGGTCGCGCCGCCAGCCGTCGTGCTGATGGCCGGCTTGCAGGGCGCGGGTAAAACCACCACTGTCGGCAAACTCGCCCGCCTGCTGAAAAACGAGCAGAAGAAAAAAGTCTTGGTCGTTTCCGCCGACGTGTACCGACCCGCCGCTATCGAACAGTTGCGCCTTTTGGCTGAGCAAGTCGGCATTGACTTCTTCCCTTCTAATTCCAATCAGAAACCTGTCGAAATTGCTACGGCTGCGATCGATTATGCAAAAAAACACTTTTACGACGTCTTGATGGTCGACACCGCCGGACGCTTGGCGATTGACGAAGAGATGATGAACGAAATCAAGGCACTGCACGCCGCCGTCAATCCTGTGGAAACCTTATTCGTCGTCGATGCCATGCTGGGTCAGGACGCGGTGAACACGGCGCAGGCGTTTAACGAAGCCCTACCGCTGACCGGCGTCATCCTGACCAAAATGGACGGCGATTCGCGCGGCGGTGCGGCATTGTCCGTGCGCCAGATTACCGGCAAACCGATTAAGTTTATCGGTGTCGGCGAAAAAATCACCGGACTCGAGCCTTTCCACCCCGACCGCATCGCCAGCCGCATCCTCGGCATGGGCGACGTGTTGAGCCTGATTGAAGACGTCCAAAAAGGCATAGACGAAGAAGCCGCCGCCAAAATGGCGAAGAAACTGCAAAAAGGCAAAGGCTTCGACCTCAATGATTTTAAAGAACAAATCCAGCAAATGCGCAATATGGGCGGTTTGGAAAGCCTGATGTCGAAAATGCCGGGCGAACTGGGCCAGATTTCCAAGCAGATTCCCGAAGGCACGGCTGAAAAAGCGATGGGCAAAGTCGAAGCCATCATCAATTCCATGACGCCGAAAGAACGCGCCAACCCCGCCCTGCTCAAGGCCAGCCGCAAACGCCGCATTGCCGCGGGCGCGGGTACGAGCGTGCAGGAAGTCAACAAACTGCTCAAACAGTTCGAACAGTCCCAGCAGATGATGAAAATGTTCAGCGGCAGCGGCATGGCGAAACTGATGCGCATGGCCAAAGGCATCAAGGGCATGAAAGGCATGTTCCCCGGCTTGTAACGGCAACAACGCAAAGGCCGTCTGAAAATACCGGCTCCAACGAAGCCGAAACAAATTTTCAGACGGCCTTTTCGACTTTACGGTCGGCCCAAACCCTCGACTTTCGGGTTATTGCCCGCCGTTCCGGCCCGTGTTAGGATTTTCGCCAAGGTTTGCAGACAACAAAAAACCAGCGGATTTTGATGCGGAAAACGGCAGCTTCAAGGTGGAAACACGGCAAGATTTTCTTGCGTTTCCAACGCGTGAAGGTGCCGTTTTATCTATCGAAATGCAGGCCGCCGTTTTCAAATTGTCAATCCGCCTCAGGGCAAACGGTTTGCCCGATTATGATTAATGATTGCCGACAGGCCCAAATAAGGAAAATTTTAAGTATGAACCGACGTCAATTTCTCGGCGGCACTGCCGCTGTTTCCCTTGCCGCCGCTGCCTCTTTCGCGCGCGCCCACGACCATCACAGTCACACCGGCAACCATGTCCACACTGCTACTACCGCCGCACCCAAAGCCTACGAAGCGGCACGCAAGGCTGCGGCACACTGCGTCGAAACAGGCCAAATCTGCCTGGCGCACTGCATTGCTTTGTTGAGCAACGGCGATACGTCTATGAAAGACTGCTCGGTCGCGGTCAATCAGATGCTGGCCTTGTGCGGTTCGCTGCAAAACCTTGCGGCGCAAAACTCCCGCCTGGTTCCCGCATTGGCAAAAGTCTGCCTTGAAGCATGCAAACAATGCTCTGCCGCCTGCAAAGTACACGCCGGACACCACGCCGAATGCAAAGCCTGCTACAAATCCTGCCTGGCCTGTATTAAAGAGTGCGAAAAAATCGCCGCCTGACCTTTAAAATAAAACCGAAAGGCCGTCTGAAAACTTGTTTCAGACGGCCTTTCGGTTTTTACTTACCAACACGCATCACGCGCCGAACACTTTCAAACGGTTTTCCACCGGTTCGAAGGCTTTCTCACCGGCAGGCGCTTCGATGCCGCCGATAACCATTTGCGCGCGCAAAAGCCAGCTTTCGGGCAGGTTCCATTCTTTGGCGATGGCGGCGTCGGGCAGCGGGTTGTAGTGTTGCAGGTTCGCGCCCACGCCGGCGGCGGCAAGCGTTGTCCAGACGGCGTATTGCGTCATCGCGTTGGCATGGTCCGCCCAGACGGGGAAGTTGGCGGCGTAGGAAGGGAACTGCTCTTGCAGGCCTTTGACGACGTTTTGGTCTTCAAAGAACAAAATGGTCGCCGCGCCTGCTTT
Proteins encoded in this window:
- a CDS encoding nitroreductase family protein, which encodes MTYQTLQQAAETRRSIYALNKNLPISNEEISEIVKHAVLHTPSSFNSQSTRVVVLFGEEHGKVWQFVEDALRAIVPAEQFEPTAQKLNLFKAGAATILFFEDQNVVKGLQEQFPSYAANFPVWADHANAMTQYAVWTTLAAAGVGANLQHYNPLPDAAIAKEWNLPESWLLRAQMVIGGIEAPAGEKAFEPVENRLKVFGA